The Macaca nemestrina isolate mMacNem1 chromosome 12, mMacNem.hap1, whole genome shotgun sequence genome contains a region encoding:
- the LOC105476252 gene encoding centriolar and ciliogenesis-associated protein HYLS1 yields MEELLPDRQVWANMDPEERMLAAATAFTHICAGQGEGDVRREAQSIQYDPYSKASIAPGKRPTLPVQLQYPHVESNVTSETVSEASQRLRKPVMKRKVLRRKPDGEVLVTDESIISESESGTENDQGLWDLRQRLMNVQFQEDKESSFDISQKFNPPHEYQGISQDQLICSLQREGMGSPAYEQDLIVASRPKSFILPKLDQLSRNRGKTDRVARYFEYKRDWDSIRLPGEDHRKELRWGVREQMLCRAEPQSKPQHIYVPNNYLVPTEKKRSALRWGVRCDLANGVIPRKLPFPLSPS; encoded by the coding sequence ATGGAAGAACTTCTACCTGATAGACAAGTATGGGCTAATATGGATCCAGAAGAACGAATGTTGGCAGCTGCTACAGCTTTTACCCACATCTGTGCAGGGCAGGGTGAAGGAGATGTTAGGAGAGAAGCCCAATCTATCCAATATGATCCCTACAGTAAAGCTTCAATAGCCCCAGGAAAGCGACCTACTCTTCCTGTGCAACTACAGTACCCACATGTAGAAAGTAATGTCACTTCAGAAACAGTCTCTGAGGCCTCCCAAAGACTCCGAAAGCCAGTGATGAAGAGAAAGGTGCTGCGTAGAAAGCCAGATGGGGAAGTATTAGTAACAGATGAGTCGATTATCAGTGAATCAGAATCTGGTACAGAAAACGATCAGGGTCTCTGGGACTTAAGACAAAGGCTGATGAATGTGCAGTTCCAGGAAGACAAGGAATCTTCATTTGatatttcacaaaaatttaaTCCACCACATGAATACCAAGGAATTTCTCAAGATCAGCTCATTTGCTCtctacaaagagaaggaatggGCTCTCCAGCTTACGAACAAGACCTGATTGTTGCCAGCAGACCAAAGTCCTTTATTCTCCCAAAGCTGGACCAGTTAAGCCGAAACCGGGGCAAGACAGACCGGGTAGCCCGGTATTTTGAGTACAAACGGGACTGGGACTCAATACGTTTACCTGGTGAAGATCATAGGAAGGAATTACGCTGGGGTGTCCGAGAGCAGATGCTTTGTCGAGCAGAACCCCAATCCAAACCTCAGCACATATATGTCCCAAACAATTATCTAGTACCAACAGAGAAGAAAAGGTCTGCACTCCGTTGGGGTGTTCGTTGTGACCTTGCAAATGGTGTCATACCCAGGAagcttcccttccctctttctccttcttaa
- the LOC105476250 gene encoding ATP-dependent RNA helicase DDX25 isoform X2, which produces MASLLWGGDAGAAESERLNSHFSNLSHPRKNLRGVKSTTVRNIDGSINNIKEDEEDDVVDLAANSLLNKLIRQSLVESSHRVEVLQKDPSSPLYSVKTFEELRLKEELLKGIYAMGFNRPSKIQEMALPMMLAHPPQNLIAQSQSGTGKTAAFVLAMLSRVNALEFFPQCLCLAPTYELALQTGRVVEQMGKFCVDVQVMYAIRGNRIPRGTDITKQIIIGTPGTVLDWCFKLKLIDLTKIRVFVLDEADVMIDTQGFSDHSIRIQRALPSECQMLLFSATFEDSVWHFAERIIPDPNVIKLRKEELTLNNIRQYYVLCEHRKDKYQALCNIYGSITIGQAIIFCQTRRNAKWLTVEMIQDGHQVSLLSGELTVEQRASIIQRFRDGKEKVLITTNVCARGIDVKQVTIVVNFDLPVKQGEEPDYETYLHRIGRTGRFGKKGLAFNMIEVDKLPSLMKIQDHFNSSIKQLNAEDMDEIEKIDY; this is translated from the exons ATGGCGTCGTTACTGTGGGGAGGCGACGCAGGGGCGGCGGAGAGCGAGCGGCTGAACAGCCAC TTTTCAAACCTCAGCCACCCCCGGAAGAACCTTCGGGGTGTCAAGAGTACTACAGTCCGAAACATAG ATGGTTCTATTAATAACAtcaaagaagatgaagaagatgatgTAG tgGATTTGGCAGCTAATTCACTCTTAAACAAGTTAATCCGTCAGTCCTTAGTAGAATCCAGTCACCGTGTGGAAGTTTTACAGAAGGATCCCAGCTCTCCACTTTACTCAGTAAAGACATTTGAAGAGCTGCGGCT aaaggAAGAGTTACTAAAAGGAATCTATGCAATGGGATTTAATAGGCCATCCAAAATCCAAGAGATGGCTCTCCCTATGATGCTGGCACATCC ACCCCAGAACCTCATAGCACAGAGCCAGTCGGGAACAGGAAAGACAGCGGCATTCGTGTTGGCAATGTTAAGCAGAGTTAATGCCTTGGAATTTTTCCCACAG TGCCTCTGCCTAGCTCCTACTTATGAATTGGCTCTGCAAACTGGCCGTGTGGTTGAGCAGATGGGAAAATTCTGTGTGGATGTTCAAGTGATGTATGCCATTCGAGGGAATCGAA TTCCCAGAGGCACCGACATCACTAAACAGATTATAATTGGCACTCCTGGGACTGTCCTAGATTGGTGTTTTAAACTAAAATTGATTGATTTGACTAAGATTCGTGTGTTTGTCCTGGATGAAGCAGATGTGATGATTGACACTCAAGGATTCTCAGATCATAGTATTCGTATTCAAAG AGCTCTACCCTCCGAATGCCAAATGCTCCTCTTTTCAGCAACCTTTGAGGACTCTGTGTGGCACTTTGCTGAACGAATCATCCCTGACCCTAATGTTATCAAGTTACGCAAAGAGGAGCTTACCCTGAACAACATCCGGCAATATTACGTGTTGTGTGAGCACAGGAAAGACAAATACCAAGCTCTGTGCAACATTTATGGCAGCATCACCATTGGCCAGGCCATCATCTTCTGCCAG ACTCGTCGAAACGCTAAGTGGTTGACCGTGGAGATGATACAGGATGGCCACCAGGTGTCTTTGTTGAGCGGGGAACTGACCGTGGAGCAGCGAGCTTCCATCATTCAGAGGTTTCGGGATGGGAAAGAGAAGGTTCTCATAACAACTAATGTTTGCGCTCGAG GGATTGATGTGAAGCAGGTCACGATTGTTGTGAACTTTGATCTCCCTGTAAAACAAGGAGAGGAGCCAGACTATGAGACCTACCTCCACCGCATAGGGCGGACAGGGCGCTTTGGGAAGAAGGGCCTTGCCTTCAACATGATTGAAGTGGATAAGCTGCCCTCGCTCATGAAAATCCAGGACCACTTTA aCAGCAGTATTAAACAACTCAACGCTGAAGACATGGATGAAATTGAAAAGATTGACTATTGA
- the LOC105476250 gene encoding ATP-dependent RNA helicase DDX25 isoform X3 — protein MREGFGRGPQRETPSPPPREFSNLSHPRKNLRGVKSTTVRNIDGSINNIKEDEEDDVVDLAANSLLNKLIRQSLVESSHRVEVLQKDPSSPLYSVKTFEELRLKEELLKGIYAMGFNRPSKIQEMALPMMLAHPPQNLIAQSQSGTGKTAAFVLAMLSRVNALEFFPQCLCLAPTYELALQTGRVVEQMGKFCVDVQVMYAIRGNRIPRGTDITKQIIIGTPGTVLDWCFKLKLIDLTKIRVFVLDEADVMIDTQGFSDHSIRIQRALPSECQMLLFSATFEDSVWHFAERIIPDPNVIKLRKEELTLNNIRQYYVLCEHRKDKYQALCNIYGSITIGQAIIFCQTRRNAKWLTVEMIQDGHQVSLLSGELTVEQRASIIQRFRDGKEKVLITTNVCARGIDVKQVTIVVNFDLPVKQGEEPDYETYLHRIGRTGRFGKKGLAFNMIEVDKLPSLMKIQDHFNSSIKQLNAEDMDEIEKIDY, from the exons ATGCGGGAAGGGTTTGGAAgagggccacagagggagaccccgtccCCACCCCCACGAGAG TTTTCAAACCTCAGCCACCCCCGGAAGAACCTTCGGGGTGTCAAGAGTACTACAGTCCGAAACATAG ATGGTTCTATTAATAACAtcaaagaagatgaagaagatgatgTAG tgGATTTGGCAGCTAATTCACTCTTAAACAAGTTAATCCGTCAGTCCTTAGTAGAATCCAGTCACCGTGTGGAAGTTTTACAGAAGGATCCCAGCTCTCCACTTTACTCAGTAAAGACATTTGAAGAGCTGCGGCT aaaggAAGAGTTACTAAAAGGAATCTATGCAATGGGATTTAATAGGCCATCCAAAATCCAAGAGATGGCTCTCCCTATGATGCTGGCACATCC ACCCCAGAACCTCATAGCACAGAGCCAGTCGGGAACAGGAAAGACAGCGGCATTCGTGTTGGCAATGTTAAGCAGAGTTAATGCCTTGGAATTTTTCCCACAG TGCCTCTGCCTAGCTCCTACTTATGAATTGGCTCTGCAAACTGGCCGTGTGGTTGAGCAGATGGGAAAATTCTGTGTGGATGTTCAAGTGATGTATGCCATTCGAGGGAATCGAA TTCCCAGAGGCACCGACATCACTAAACAGATTATAATTGGCACTCCTGGGACTGTCCTAGATTGGTGTTTTAAACTAAAATTGATTGATTTGACTAAGATTCGTGTGTTTGTCCTGGATGAAGCAGATGTGATGATTGACACTCAAGGATTCTCAGATCATAGTATTCGTATTCAAAG AGCTCTACCCTCCGAATGCCAAATGCTCCTCTTTTCAGCAACCTTTGAGGACTCTGTGTGGCACTTTGCTGAACGAATCATCCCTGACCCTAATGTTATCAAGTTACGCAAAGAGGAGCTTACCCTGAACAACATCCGGCAATATTACGTGTTGTGTGAGCACAGGAAAGACAAATACCAAGCTCTGTGCAACATTTATGGCAGCATCACCATTGGCCAGGCCATCATCTTCTGCCAG ACTCGTCGAAACGCTAAGTGGTTGACCGTGGAGATGATACAGGATGGCCACCAGGTGTCTTTGTTGAGCGGGGAACTGACCGTGGAGCAGCGAGCTTCCATCATTCAGAGGTTTCGGGATGGGAAAGAGAAGGTTCTCATAACAACTAATGTTTGCGCTCGAG GGATTGATGTGAAGCAGGTCACGATTGTTGTGAACTTTGATCTCCCTGTAAAACAAGGAGAGGAGCCAGACTATGAGACCTACCTCCACCGCATAGGGCGGACAGGGCGCTTTGGGAAGAAGGGCCTTGCCTTCAACATGATTGAAGTGGATAAGCTGCCCTCGCTCATGAAAATCCAGGACCACTTTA aCAGCAGTATTAAACAACTCAACGCTGAAGACATGGATGAAATTGAAAAGATTGACTATTGA
- the LOC105476250 gene encoding ATP-dependent RNA helicase DDX25 isoform X1 — protein sequence MREGFGRGPQRETPSPPPREARPLFSNLSHPRKNLRGVKSTTVRNIDGSINNIKEDEEDDVVDLAANSLLNKLIRQSLVESSHRVEVLQKDPSSPLYSVKTFEELRLKEELLKGIYAMGFNRPSKIQEMALPMMLAHPPQNLIAQSQSGTGKTAAFVLAMLSRVNALEFFPQCLCLAPTYELALQTGRVVEQMGKFCVDVQVMYAIRGNRIPRGTDITKQIIIGTPGTVLDWCFKLKLIDLTKIRVFVLDEADVMIDTQGFSDHSIRIQRALPSECQMLLFSATFEDSVWHFAERIIPDPNVIKLRKEELTLNNIRQYYVLCEHRKDKYQALCNIYGSITIGQAIIFCQTRRNAKWLTVEMIQDGHQVSLLSGELTVEQRASIIQRFRDGKEKVLITTNVCARGIDVKQVTIVVNFDLPVKQGEEPDYETYLHRIGRTGRFGKKGLAFNMIEVDKLPSLMKIQDHFNSSIKQLNAEDMDEIEKIDY from the exons ATGCGGGAAGGGTTTGGAAgagggccacagagggagaccccgtccCCACCCCCACGAGAGGCAAGACCTTTG TTTTCAAACCTCAGCCACCCCCGGAAGAACCTTCGGGGTGTCAAGAGTACTACAGTCCGAAACATAG ATGGTTCTATTAATAACAtcaaagaagatgaagaagatgatgTAG tgGATTTGGCAGCTAATTCACTCTTAAACAAGTTAATCCGTCAGTCCTTAGTAGAATCCAGTCACCGTGTGGAAGTTTTACAGAAGGATCCCAGCTCTCCACTTTACTCAGTAAAGACATTTGAAGAGCTGCGGCT aaaggAAGAGTTACTAAAAGGAATCTATGCAATGGGATTTAATAGGCCATCCAAAATCCAAGAGATGGCTCTCCCTATGATGCTGGCACATCC ACCCCAGAACCTCATAGCACAGAGCCAGTCGGGAACAGGAAAGACAGCGGCATTCGTGTTGGCAATGTTAAGCAGAGTTAATGCCTTGGAATTTTTCCCACAG TGCCTCTGCCTAGCTCCTACTTATGAATTGGCTCTGCAAACTGGCCGTGTGGTTGAGCAGATGGGAAAATTCTGTGTGGATGTTCAAGTGATGTATGCCATTCGAGGGAATCGAA TTCCCAGAGGCACCGACATCACTAAACAGATTATAATTGGCACTCCTGGGACTGTCCTAGATTGGTGTTTTAAACTAAAATTGATTGATTTGACTAAGATTCGTGTGTTTGTCCTGGATGAAGCAGATGTGATGATTGACACTCAAGGATTCTCAGATCATAGTATTCGTATTCAAAG AGCTCTACCCTCCGAATGCCAAATGCTCCTCTTTTCAGCAACCTTTGAGGACTCTGTGTGGCACTTTGCTGAACGAATCATCCCTGACCCTAATGTTATCAAGTTACGCAAAGAGGAGCTTACCCTGAACAACATCCGGCAATATTACGTGTTGTGTGAGCACAGGAAAGACAAATACCAAGCTCTGTGCAACATTTATGGCAGCATCACCATTGGCCAGGCCATCATCTTCTGCCAG ACTCGTCGAAACGCTAAGTGGTTGACCGTGGAGATGATACAGGATGGCCACCAGGTGTCTTTGTTGAGCGGGGAACTGACCGTGGAGCAGCGAGCTTCCATCATTCAGAGGTTTCGGGATGGGAAAGAGAAGGTTCTCATAACAACTAATGTTTGCGCTCGAG GGATTGATGTGAAGCAGGTCACGATTGTTGTGAACTTTGATCTCCCTGTAAAACAAGGAGAGGAGCCAGACTATGAGACCTACCTCCACCGCATAGGGCGGACAGGGCGCTTTGGGAAGAAGGGCCTTGCCTTCAACATGATTGAAGTGGATAAGCTGCCCTCGCTCATGAAAATCCAGGACCACTTTA aCAGCAGTATTAAACAACTCAACGCTGAAGACATGGATGAAATTGAAAAGATTGACTATTGA